The Sediminispirochaeta smaragdinae DSM 11293 genome has a segment encoding these proteins:
- a CDS encoding GNAT family N-acetyltransferase, which yields MNKSNKRLTVMANMSLIGEKVYLNPTHENDIPFLANFMNDDHIKYFGRNCGSAIYETKMKTHFEENKEDERYTIFRKDNNEIIGDISINSIDIYNRAGSLSVIIYGKENRGKGFGKEAILLILKHAFIDLNLENIDLGTWEYNKAAIHVYEKIGFKLIGRRRNRRIVGNSFYDEIIMDMISDEYFKLYGNTELEKYKTKTEL from the coding sequence ATGAATAAATCAAACAAGAGGTTAACTGTAATGGCCAATATGTCGCTAATAGGCGAAAAGGTATATTTAAATCCTACACATGAAAATGACATACCTTTTCTCGCTAACTTTATGAATGATGATCACATAAAATACTTCGGCAGAAATTGCGGTTCTGCTATCTATGAAACGAAAATGAAAACGCATTTTGAAGAAAACAAAGAAGATGAAAGATATACTATTTTCAGAAAAGACAATAACGAAATCATTGGTGATATCAGCATTAATTCAATTGATATTTATAATAGAGCGGGATCACTAAGCGTTATAATATATGGCAAAGAAAACAGAGGAAAAGGATTTGGGAAAGAAGCCATTCTGTTAATATTAAAACATGCATTTATTGATTTAAATTTAGAAAATATTGATCTTGGTACATGGGAATATAATAAAGCAGCAATACATGTATATGAAAAGATAGGTTTCAAATTAATTGGTCGACGAAGAAACCGTAGAATTGTTGGAAATAGTTTTTATGATGAAATTATTATGGATATGATCTCCGATGAGTATTTTAAATTATATGGTAATACTGAACTAGAAAAATACAAAACAAAAACAGAGCTGTGA